ATCCCGTGCCAGGGCTGGTCCGAACGGTCGAGCACCGACTGGAGCAGCCTCTGCTGCTCCTCATGCGTGCAGTCGGCGTACCCCCGACCGGTCGTCGTCCGGGCGTCCGCGTCGAGGGCCTCGACGCTGGCCGACCAGGCCTCGGGGTCCGGCGGCAGGTCCTCGTAGCGCCAACCGTCCGTCGACAGCTCCGCCAACCGCTGGTCGATCATCTCGAAGACCGGCACGCGCGGCTCGTCGTGCTGGTCGAGGATCAGGTCGAGCAGCGGGCGGGCCACCGCCTCCTGCTCGGGGGTGAAGTGGCGCAGCGGCGGCATCGGGCCGAGCCTGGCCAGCACCACCCCGGTCGTGACGCGGTCCCACGCCGGCGCCTGGTCCAGGACGTCGAAACCGGGGAACCGGCTGGGTTCGCCGCCCGGGACGACCCCTGACTGCCGGTCCCCGCCGCTCACCGGCCCCTCCTGAGGACCGAGGCGAGCAGGCCCATCCCGCCGAGCATCGTCATCATCAACGGAGCCAGCAGCGGGGGACCCATCTCGAGGTTGTAGCGCGCGTTGCGCCACCCGCCCGGTTTCTGGGACACCCCCCGCGCATGCAGGTAGGTGCCCTGCAGGCCGTTGGCCACGATGGCCGCGGAGGTGAGGGGCAGCAGGGTGTGGGAAGCCCGCTCGCTGACGAGGCCGGCGACGCCGGCCGCGGCTCCCAGCGGGGCCAGTCCGACCGGCAGCCACATCAGCCGGTTCCCGAAACTGGCCTTATCGTGCTCGAAGTAGATCTCCACGCCTGCGACGATGGCTCCGGCGCCGGTGAGGGCGGACAGCGTCCGTCCGAACCGACCGTGCCGGACGTCGTCGACCGCAGCGGAGACGGCGTGAGGCAGTAGTTCTTCCATAGCAGTGGTCATACCCATATTGAGGCGCAATAATTGCGCAGACGCAATATAAATGTGAGCGGAGACACCGGTGACGGACCAGGCGGGTCAGGACGGCGGGCTGCGGCCCGAGGAGGTCGAGGCGGTGATGGCCGGGACCCGGGCGATGGGAGTGCTGATCGCCGAGTCCCTGGCGAAGGTCGAGACCGTGGTGACGATGCCGCAGCTCCGGGTGCTGATCCTGGCGTCGGTCGCGCCACTCAACGTCTCGGCGGTGGCCGAGGACCTGGGCGTGCACCCCTCCAACGCGACCCGCACCTGTGACCGGCTGGTCCGGGCCGGGCTGCTGGACCGGAACCCGGACCCCGCGGACCGGCGGCACGTCATGCTCACTGCCACCGAGGAGGGGCGCCGGCTGGTGCAGACGGTGATGGACCACCGCCGCTCCCGGGTCGAGCAGATCCTTCAACGCCTCGACGAAGAGCAGCGCGCGGCGCTGGCCGTTTCGCTGGCAGCGTTCACCGCGGCGGTCGGCGAGGAGCACCTGGGCCTCGAGGCGGTGGTGGTCCAGCCCTGAGCCGCAGCCCGGTGCGGACGACCAGGTCGGCCCCGGTCGCCCGTCACCAGGGTCAGCGGGTGGGGCGGCCCTCCTCCCCGGTGTGCCGGCGGCTCTTCGACGGACCGGTGCCGGTCTCGAGGTTGAGCGCGGTGTTGACCAGGGCGATGTGCGAGAGCGCCTGCGGGAAGTTGCCGACCAGGCGGTCCTCCTTCGCGTCGTACTCCTCGGAGAGCAGGCCGACGTCGTTGGTCAGGGCGACGAGCCGCTCGAACAGCTCCTCGGCGTCCTTGCGCCGCCCCTGGGCGAGGTAGCAGTCGGCCAGCCAGAACGTGCAGGCCAGGAACGAGCCCTCGCCCGGCGGGAGTCCGTCGAGCTCCTGGGAGTCCTCCGTCATCGAGTACCGCGCGACGAAGCCGTCCGGGCACAGCTCCTTCTCGATCGTCTCGACCGTGCCCAGCATGCGCGGATCGTCGGGCGGCAGGAAGCCGACCTCGCTGATCAGCAGCAGCGAGGCGTCGAGGGCCTGGGAGCCGTAGTACTGCGTGAAGGTGTTGCGTCCGGCGTCGTACCCCTTCTCGCAGACCTCGTCGAAGATCTGCTGCCGGACCTCGCGCCAGCGGTCCACCGGCCCCTCGAGGCCGAACTGCTCGACCGCCTTGACGGCGCGGTCCATCGCCGCCCAGGCCATCACCTTGGAGAACGTGAAGTGCCGGGGACCGCCGCGGATCTCCCAGATGCCGTTGTCCGGCTCGTGCCAGTGCGCCTCCAGGAACTCCACCAAGGAGCGCTGCACCTCCCACGCGTGCTCGTCGGGAGGTACGCCGTGCGTGCGGGCCTGGTGGAGGGCGTCCATCAGCTCGCCGTACACGTCGAGCTGGAACTGGCCCGAGGCCGCGTTGCCGGCGCGCACCGGTCGTGAGTCCTCGTAGCCGGACAGCCAGTCGAGCTCTATCTCGGTGAGCCGGCGCTCGCCTTCGACGCCGTACATGATCTGCATCTGGTCAGGTCGCCCGGCCAGCGCCCGCAGCAGCCACTCCCGCCACTCCTCGGCCTCCTCGGTGTACCCGCCGTCGATCAGGGCGAGCAGCGTGAAGGTCGCGTCGCGGATCCAGCAGTAGCGGTAGTCCCAGTTGCGGACCCCGCCCACCTGCTCGGGAAGCGACGTGGTGGGCGCTGCGACGATGCCGCCGGTGGGCCGGTAGGTCAGCGCCTTGAGCACGATGAGCGAGCGGCGCACGAGCTCCCGGTGGGGCCCGTGGTAGGTGCACCGGGACGCCCACTCCTCCCACTCCTGCGTGGTGCGCTCGATGGTGGCGCCCACGTCCAGGTGCTCCGGGGCCGCCTCTCGGGGACGGGTCCAGGCCAGCCGGAAGTCCACCGCCTCGCCCGGGCCCACCTCGAACTCGCACGTCGGGTCGCCCTGGTCCTCGCCGTCGATGTCGGCGTCGGTGTCGAGCGTCAGCGTGTCCGGTCCGGCGAACGCCTGCACCCGGCGGCCGTCGCGGCGCAGCCACGGCACGATGTGCCCGTAGTCGAGGCGCACGACGAGCTCGCTGCGCATCCGGACCCGGCCGGAGACGCCCTCGACGCGGCGCACCAGGTTCGGCTCGCCCTCGCGGATCGGCATGCAGTCCACGACCCGGACGGTGCCGTGCTCGGTGGTGAACTCGGTCTCCAGCACCAGGGTTCCCGGACGGTACCGGCGCTGCACGTCGCGCACCTCGTCGGCGGGGGCGAGCAGCCAGCGGCCGTTGTCGGGCTCGCCGAGCAGGGCGGCGAAGCAGGCCCCGGAGTCGAAGCGGGGCAGGCACAGCCAGTCGATCGAGCCGTTCTTCCCG
The DNA window shown above is from Nocardioides mesophilus and carries:
- a CDS encoding glycoside hydrolase family 15 protein encodes the protein MRIEDYALIGDTQTAALVGKNGSIDWLCLPRFDSGACFAALLGEPDNGRWLLAPADEVRDVQRRYRPGTLVLETEFTTEHGTVRVVDCMPIREGEPNLVRRVEGVSGRVRMRSELVVRLDYGHIVPWLRRDGRRVQAFAGPDTLTLDTDADIDGEDQGDPTCEFEVGPGEAVDFRLAWTRPREAAPEHLDVGATIERTTQEWEEWASRCTYHGPHRELVRRSLIVLKALTYRPTGGIVAAPTTSLPEQVGGVRNWDYRYCWIRDATFTLLALIDGGYTEEAEEWREWLLRALAGRPDQMQIMYGVEGERRLTEIELDWLSGYEDSRPVRAGNAASGQFQLDVYGELMDALHQARTHGVPPDEHAWEVQRSLVEFLEAHWHEPDNGIWEIRGGPRHFTFSKVMAWAAMDRAVKAVEQFGLEGPVDRWREVRQQIFDEVCEKGYDAGRNTFTQYYGSQALDASLLLISEVGFLPPDDPRMLGTVETIEKELCPDGFVARYSMTEDSQELDGLPPGEGSFLACTFWLADCYLAQGRRKDAEELFERLVALTNDVGLLSEEYDAKEDRLVGNFPQALSHIALVNTALNLETGTGPSKSRRHTGEEGRPTR
- a CDS encoding gluconate 2-dehydrogenase subunit 3 family protein, which produces MSGGDRQSGVVPGGEPSRFPGFDVLDQAPAWDRVTTGVVLARLGPMPPLRHFTPEQEAVARPLLDLILDQHDEPRVPVFEMIDQRLAELSTDGWRYEDLPPDPEAWSASVEALDADARTTTGRGYADCTHEEQQRLLQSVLDRSDQPWHGMRADRVWSLWSRYACTAFYSHPWAWNEIGFSGPAYPAATRTAGSAAASRSRPR
- a CDS encoding MarR family winged helix-turn-helix transcriptional regulator, translated to MTDQAGQDGGLRPEEVEAVMAGTRAMGVLIAESLAKVETVVTMPQLRVLILASVAPLNVSAVAEDLGVHPSNATRTCDRLVRAGLLDRNPDPADRRHVMLTATEEGRRLVQTVMDHRRSRVEQILQRLDEEQRAALAVSLAAFTAAVGEEHLGLEAVVVQP